A window of Lepidochelys kempii isolate rLepKem1 chromosome 1, rLepKem1.hap2, whole genome shotgun sequence contains these coding sequences:
- the STX19 gene encoding syntaxin-19, with protein MKDRLQELKLRAKELQLAEENSCVPGVKEDYQVEFEQQAIIYEKEPITERHLNEIQRLQDEISNLAEDVQKFGQQQKNLMSSMRRFSVIKKESNITREIKIQAEHVSKCLDELSKTVKKSESEHGPSSAVARILTSQHAFLFLRFQNTMLSYNDAITAKQEKCKTFIVRQLDVVGKEVSEEEVNDMLQQGKWEIFNENLLTEVKITKAQLSEIEQRHKELVNLENHIKDLKEFFIQISLLVEEQGEIINNIEMGVNNTQDYVQTSREKFRLAARYRKRNLCKTICCWCCPRCR; from the coding sequence ATGAAAGATCGCCTTCAAGAACTTAAACTGCGAGCAAAAGAACTGCAGCTAGCTGAAGAGAACAGCTGTGTGCCTGGGGTGAAGGAAGACTACCAAGTAGAGTTTGAACAGCAAGCTATTATTTATGAGAAAGAGCCCATAACTGAGAGGCACCTAAATGAAATCCAGAGACTTCAGGACGAGATTAGTAACTTGGCAGAAGATGTTCAAAAGTTTGGTCAGCAGCAGAAAAACCTCATGTCCTCAATGAGAAGGTTTAGTGTTATTAAAAAGGAGTCCAacattacaagagaaataaaaattcaaGCAGAGCATGTAAGTAAATGCTTGGATGAACTGTCAAAAACAGTGAAGAAGTCTGAAAGCGAACACGGGCCATCTTCCGCTGTTGCAAGAATCCTTACATCTCAGCATGCATTCCTTTTCCTGCGTTTCCAAAACACCATGCTTTCATACAATGACGCTATAACAGCCAAGCAGGAGAAATGCAAGACATTCATTGTCCGCCAGCTTGACGTGGTTGGGAAAGAGGTCTCCGAGGAAGAAGTGAACGATATGCTTCAACAAGGAAAATGGGAGATTTTCAATGAAAATCTGCTTACTGAAGTCAAAATCACTAAAGCTCAACTATCAGAGATTGAACAAAGACACAAAGAATTGGTCAATCTGGAGAACCATATCAAAGACTTGAAGGAATTTTTTATTCAGATCTCGCTTCTGGTGGAGGAACAAGGAGAAATCATCAACAACATTGAAATGGGTGTAAACAATACTCAAGATTATGTTCAAACATCAAGAGAGAAGTTTAGACTCGCAGCCAGGTATAGAAAGAGAAACCTTTGTAAAACAATATGTTGCTGGTGTTGTCCACGCTGCAGATAA